The following proteins are co-located in the Maridesulfovibrio sp. genome:
- a CDS encoding DotU family type IV/VI secretion system protein produces MHLSDCFLELFTYIRLLTESPEMAGADYEQVREDVRTLISRMDDRSDRIDISANFYNDARFAVFAWADEAVLVSKWAGVRDWLKHPLQREFYGTANAGEEFFERLDKLFNRNNGPVDQSLFADMEKEGEPVNDNGLSEVLEVLALCLSLGFTGKYFSESGEERLEELRRECVARIPGSEKGSGPVFPQSYGTGVAAPRKCCYGRIFDPVSLIFFILPLFVVGGMYFAYKVLLEHSLKLWFG; encoded by the coding sequence ATGCACCTTTCTGATTGCTTCCTCGAACTCTTCACCTACATCAGGCTTTTGACCGAATCCCCGGAAATGGCCGGGGCCGATTATGAGCAGGTGCGTGAAGATGTGAGGACCCTGATCTCCCGCATGGATGACCGCAGTGACCGGATCGATATTTCTGCAAATTTTTACAATGATGCCCGATTTGCCGTATTTGCCTGGGCTGATGAAGCTGTGCTGGTTTCAAAATGGGCCGGGGTGCGTGATTGGCTTAAACATCCATTGCAGCGTGAGTTCTACGGAACAGCCAATGCGGGCGAGGAATTCTTTGAGCGATTGGATAAGCTTTTCAACCGTAACAACGGTCCGGTGGATCAAAGTCTTTTTGCAGATATGGAAAAGGAAGGTGAACCGGTAAATGACAATGGATTATCCGAAGTTCTGGAAGTTTTAGCCCTCTGCCTTTCACTGGGCTTTACCGGAAAGTATTTCAGTGAATCCGGGGAAGAACGTTTGGAAGAGCTGCGCCGGGAGTGCGTGGCCCGCATACCCGGAAGCGAAAAGGGCAGCGGTCCGGTTTTTCCGCAATCCTACGGAACAGGTGTGGCTGCGCCTCGAAAATGTTGTTACGGACGTATTTTTGATCCGGTTTCCTTAATCTTTTTCATTCTACCGCTTTTTGTGGTCGGCGGAATGTACTTTGCTTACAAGGTTCTGCTTGAGCACAGCCTGAAGCTCTGGTTTGGTTGA
- the tssK gene encoding type VI secretion system baseplate subunit TssK has translation MHADKPLFWHQGLFLQPQHFQLSDLHQLHRFRAMRQYGLPYFWGVSGLKVREGALERKNFEVTEIEVFFDDGNLVTFPGNAHIEPRSFEGAWEEGGKPFTVYLGLRKWNPEGGNVAQVEDTAASVNTMFAVSPDPVEQPDLLGSGPAAQIKPMRYVLRLFWENELDDLGAYNIIPLARLERDVQEVCLDESFVPPCITLSASRWLRHVFSDISDQVASRCRRLEQYKNPAGLGSGDLDFTSTVFLLVLRTLNRYAPQLDHFAAAPHIHPWHAYGLLRQIIGELSSFSREMSALGEGPDGQKVLPDYDHENIGPCFEKAREIITNILDSLTAGPEFMSQFVFSDPYFTVELPERAFAAGNSFWLLIKTENPEQALPELMNIAKLSATHGMSNLLARAVQGIGIIHMENLPPGLPRSKDALCFRIDTESPHWDDVVRSGSLSLYWDSAPSDLSVYIAAMRG, from the coding sequence ATGCATGCAGATAAGCCTTTATTCTGGCATCAGGGATTGTTCCTGCAACCCCAGCATTTCCAGCTTTCGGACCTGCATCAGCTGCATCGTTTTCGGGCCATGCGCCAGTACGGACTGCCATATTTCTGGGGTGTATCCGGGTTGAAAGTCCGTGAGGGTGCCCTTGAGCGCAAAAATTTTGAAGTTACTGAAATTGAAGTTTTCTTTGATGACGGTAATCTGGTGACTTTTCCGGGCAACGCCCATATTGAACCCCGTTCCTTTGAGGGGGCATGGGAAGAGGGTGGAAAGCCTTTCACTGTCTATCTGGGGCTGCGCAAGTGGAACCCGGAAGGCGGCAATGTTGCGCAGGTTGAAGATACCGCCGCTTCGGTAAATACCATGTTTGCGGTTTCTCCTGACCCTGTCGAACAGCCGGATCTGCTGGGCAGCGGTCCTGCGGCCCAGATCAAGCCCATGCGATATGTTCTGCGCTTGTTCTGGGAAAATGAACTGGATGACCTGGGGGCCTACAACATTATCCCATTGGCTCGTTTGGAGCGCGATGTTCAGGAAGTATGCCTTGATGAGAGCTTTGTTCCCCCATGCATTACCCTGAGTGCTTCAAGATGGCTGCGGCATGTGTTCAGCGACATCAGTGATCAGGTTGCCTCACGTTGCCGCAGGCTGGAGCAGTATAAGAATCCTGCCGGCCTGGGTTCCGGTGACCTTGATTTTACTTCCACGGTTTTTCTGCTGGTTTTGCGTACTTTGAACCGTTACGCCCCGCAGTTGGATCATTTTGCAGCGGCTCCGCATATCCATCCGTGGCACGCTTATGGTTTGTTACGGCAGATTATCGGGGAACTGTCTTCATTCTCACGGGAGATGTCCGCCCTTGGGGAAGGTCCGGACGGACAGAAGGTTCTGCCCGATTACGATCATGAAAATATTGGTCCCTGCTTTGAAAAAGCCCGCGAGATCATCACGAATATTCTGGACAGCCTGACAGCCGGACCGGAATTCATGAGCCAGTTTGTGTTCAGCGATCCCTACTTTACCGTGGAACTGCCGGAGCGGGCTTTTGCTGCCGGAAATAGTTTCTGGCTGCTGATAAAGACCGAGAATCCGGAACAGGCTTTGCCGGAACTCATGAATATAGCCAAACTTTCTGCAACCCACGGCATGAGCAATTTGCTGGCCCGTGCGGTGCAGGGTATCGGTATTATTCATATGGAAAATCTGCCTCCCGGCCTGCCGAGATCCAAGGATGCCCTGTGTTTCCGCATTGATACCGAATCCCCGCATTGGGATGATGTGGTCCGTTCAGGAAGTCTTTCCCTCTATTGGGACAGCGCACCCAGTGATCTTTCCGTCTACATAGCTGCTATGAGGGGATAG
- the tssJ gene encoding type VI secretion system lipoprotein TssJ: protein MRGRLLILLLLLLVAVCGCGGNKKPVNPTTVTTPASSPDQMKWTYQINAISFKLGVDKNLNAYDDVPHTLLLCFYQLSNLSKFNELAGTSTGVEKMLNCTSFDQSVTQVQREFVQPGRNSTITMDRAEGTKFVGVVAGYYDLQGKASRTWQIPMDVSETGMLWWGDTWYAPAKLDAMIILGPHEIQKVGE, encoded by the coding sequence GTGCGCGGCAGATTATTGATACTCCTGTTACTCCTGCTTGTGGCGGTTTGCGGCTGCGGCGGAAATAAAAAGCCGGTTAACCCCACAACTGTGACCACTCCGGCTTCAAGCCCGGATCAGATGAAGTGGACTTATCAGATCAATGCCATTTCCTTTAAGCTGGGTGTGGATAAGAATCTCAATGCATATGACGATGTTCCGCATACCTTGCTGCTCTGTTTTTATCAGCTTTCAAATCTAAGCAAATTCAATGAATTGGCTGGCACTTCCACCGGTGTGGAAAAGATGCTCAATTGCACCAGCTTTGACCAGAGCGTTACGCAGGTCCAGCGTGAGTTTGTGCAGCCGGGACGCAATTCGACCATCACCATGGACCGCGCCGAGGGCACCAAATTTGTGGGAGTTGTTGCCGGATATTATGATTTACAGGGCAAGGCTTCTCGTACTTGGCAGATTCCCATGGATGTGAGCGAGACGGGCATGCTTTGGTGGGGAGATACTTGGTACGCCCCTGCCAAGCTGGACGCTATGATCATTCTCGGCCCCCATGAAATTCAAAAGGTGGGGGAGTAG
- a CDS encoding type VI secretion system contractile sheath domain-containing protein has protein sequence MHIELPPFKLLMLAPFSPTLETDNPPRINADPSSIDQALAVLNPGLDIPLDRNHFPAASINISISRMADFRPKNISRIPEFKNIISQMAEDSPSPKRTTPTPKSSAVLDEIFSMVNSGQTEQSTAASSQNERPKSELLQAIFADPLFRKMEAAWRGLELLSRQVPSGSKVSVEFMLVPISENNLLPIMDKLEQELTDSPPELILVDHSLNNSPRSMELLERVMDFAESMLAPAMVTFGPKFLELENWAVTDKLPFIPTLLEGAEYGRWKTLRQQPAAGWIIGCAGSIMGRTMHSPESGFEQTSLSERGPLWANSIWGAAALCTHSLSEHGRATLFADHSSTRLDGLPIAEGPRPAPVNPPIGTERIKDFRQAGINALAFNGDQAFLLGATTIDGGPANLRFYLSGLIHFLILLSTIKRKEFSNIEPQLTEAIALFLQQQGYQQPQDLGIKKGEQSGETIPLEISITPGAEILPGNAPISFGFNW, from the coding sequence ATGCATATCGAGCTCCCGCCTTTCAAATTATTGATGCTGGCCCCCTTTTCCCCGACACTGGAAACTGACAATCCCCCGCGCATAAATGCTGATCCTTCTTCCATAGATCAAGCTCTGGCTGTGCTTAACCCCGGCCTCGACATCCCGCTGGACCGCAACCATTTCCCCGCTGCATCCATCAATATTTCCATCAGCAGAATGGCGGATTTCAGGCCTAAGAATATCAGCCGCATCCCGGAATTCAAAAATATCATCAGTCAAATGGCGGAAGACTCCCCCTCTCCAAAGCGAACAACGCCGACTCCCAAAAGCTCCGCCGTTCTTGATGAAATTTTTTCCATGGTCAATAGCGGGCAGACCGAGCAATCCACCGCCGCGTCCAGCCAGAACGAACGCCCCAAAAGCGAACTCCTGCAGGCAATTTTCGCTGATCCGCTTTTCAGAAAAATGGAAGCCGCATGGCGTGGTCTGGAATTGTTGTCCCGACAGGTTCCGTCCGGCAGCAAGGTCAGTGTTGAATTCATGCTCGTCCCTATTTCCGAAAACAACCTGCTTCCAATTATGGATAAACTGGAGCAAGAACTAACTGATTCCCCGCCGGAACTGATTCTGGTCGATCACAGTCTGAACAATTCACCCCGTTCTATGGAACTTTTGGAACGGGTCATGGATTTTGCGGAATCAATGCTCGCCCCGGCAATGGTGACTTTCGGTCCTAAGTTCCTTGAACTGGAGAACTGGGCCGTGACAGACAAACTGCCTTTCATCCCGACCCTGCTGGAAGGTGCGGAATACGGACGCTGGAAAACCCTGCGTCAGCAACCCGCAGCAGGTTGGATAATCGGTTGCGCCGGGTCCATTATGGGCCGGACTATGCACAGTCCTGAATCAGGTTTTGAACAGACCTCCCTTTCCGAACGGGGACCGCTCTGGGCAAATTCCATATGGGGTGCAGCTGCCCTCTGCACCCACAGCCTTTCCGAACACGGCAGGGCCACTCTTTTCGCTGACCATTCCAGCACTCGGCTGGACGGCTTACCAATTGCAGAAGGACCAAGGCCTGCACCAGTCAATCCCCCCATAGGAACAGAACGGATCAAGGATTTTCGGCAGGCGGGAATAAACGCTCTCGCCTTTAACGGAGATCAGGCATTTTTGCTCGGCGCGACAACCATAGACGGTGGTCCGGCAAATCTGCGTTTCTATCTTTCAGGACTGATTCATTTTCTGATTTTATTATCAACAATCAAACGCAAAGAATTCAGCAACATTGAACCGCAATTAACCGAAGCAATTGCTCTGTTCCTACAGCAGCAGGGATACCAGCAGCCGCAGGATCTGGGCATCAAAAAAGGAGAACAGTCCGGTGAGACAATTCCCCTTGAGATTTCCATTACTCCGGGCGCGGAGATCCTGCCCGGCAATGCACCTATTAGTTTTGGATTTAATTGGTAA
- a CDS encoding DUF4150 domain-containing protein — translation MFALTMGAGMDMGFPDVCLTPVGPVPVPVPYPNIAESATSAPAAYNVLCDCMPTLNQVSLGLVSEGDEPGVEMGVVSHLESGQTEYIVGCITILADGIPVQRLTSVTGQNCLAVLPNAPGICAVPSQVTVLTLG, via the coding sequence ATGTTTGCGCTTACTATGGGAGCGGGGATGGATATGGGGTTCCCGGATGTCTGCCTGACTCCGGTAGGTCCGGTTCCTGTGCCGGTTCCCTATCCGAATATTGCCGAGTCAGCTACGTCGGCTCCGGCAGCATACAATGTGCTTTGCGATTGCATGCCGACACTTAATCAGGTTTCGCTTGGGCTGGTCAGTGAAGGAGATGAGCCCGGTGTTGAAATGGGCGTTGTCTCGCATCTGGAGTCCGGTCAGACGGAGTACATTGTCGGATGCATCACTATTCTGGCCGACGGCATACCCGTACAGCGGCTGACCAGCGTAACAGGCCAGAACTGCCTTGCAGTATTGCCCAATGCACCCGGAATTTGCGCTGTCCCTAGTCAGGTAACGGTTTTGACTCTGGGATAA